A single region of the Pseudomonas sp. B21-023 genome encodes:
- a CDS encoding aminotransferase class V-fold PLP-dependent enzyme, with translation MTDRRAFLKQAAALAASLPLLPSALAATATPASLQGPDKWRQLRQLFPLAPDVAHFANFLITAHPRPVQDAINRHRATLDHNPAVCMDWESQYEWQREDEVREWAGRYLDVRPRQVALTGSTTEGLGMIYGGLHVASHQEILTTEHEHYSTHNCLAFRQRQHGTQVRKLRLFDKPGDVSTDRVLSVIDRSIRPETRVLGMTWVHSGSGVKLPVGAIGELVRQHNRNRDEAERIVYVVDGVHGFGVENARFADFNCDYFIAGTHKWMFGPRGTGIICAASEKMQHLTPTFATFSRNEDFGTIMTPGGYHAFEHRWALGEAFKLHLELGKADVQARIHQLNDYLKARLAEHRAVELVTPASREFSAGFTFFRIKDRDPDAVAAYLNANKVMVDAVDRDAGPVIRFAPSLLNDEQQVDRAMALLRTQIG, from the coding sequence ATGACTGATCGGCGCGCCTTCCTCAAGCAGGCCGCCGCCCTGGCGGCCAGCCTGCCGTTGCTGCCAAGCGCCCTGGCCGCCACCGCCACCCCGGCGTCATTGCAGGGCCCGGACAAATGGCGTCAGTTGCGCCAACTGTTCCCCCTGGCGCCGGATGTCGCGCACTTCGCCAACTTCCTGATCACCGCCCACCCGCGGCCGGTACAGGATGCGATCAACCGCCACCGCGCCACCCTCGACCACAACCCTGCGGTGTGCATGGACTGGGAGAGCCAGTACGAATGGCAGCGCGAGGATGAGGTCCGCGAGTGGGCAGGCCGCTATCTGGACGTGCGTCCCCGACAGGTCGCCCTTACCGGCAGCACCACCGAGGGCCTGGGCATGATCTATGGCGGCCTGCACGTGGCGTCGCACCAGGAGATCCTGACCACCGAGCACGAGCACTACTCGACCCACAACTGCCTGGCCTTCCGTCAGCGCCAGCATGGCACCCAGGTGCGCAAGCTGCGCCTGTTCGACAAACCGGGCGACGTGTCCACCGACCGGGTGCTGAGCGTGATCGACCGCAGCATTCGCCCTGAAACCCGGGTGCTGGGCATGACCTGGGTGCATTCGGGCAGCGGCGTCAAGCTGCCGGTGGGCGCTATCGGCGAGCTGGTGCGCCAGCACAACCGCAACCGCGACGAGGCCGAGCGCATTGTCTACGTGGTCGATGGCGTGCATGGCTTCGGCGTGGAAAACGCCCGCTTCGCCGACTTCAACTGCGACTACTTCATCGCCGGCACCCACAAGTGGATGTTCGGCCCACGCGGGACCGGGATCATCTGCGCGGCGTCCGAGAAGATGCAGCACCTGACACCGACCTTCGCCACCTTTTCGCGCAACGAGGACTTTGGCACCATCATGACCCCGGGCGGGTACCACGCCTTTGAGCACCGCTGGGCGCTGGGCGAGGCCTTCAAGCTGCACCTGGAGCTGGGCAAGGCCGATGTCCAGGCGCGTATCCACCAGCTCAACGACTACCTCAAAGCGCGGCTCGCCGAACACCGCGCCGTGGAGCTGGTAACTCCGGCCAGCCGCGAGTTCTCCGCAGGCTTCACCTTCTTCCGCATCAAGGATCGCGATCCCGATGCCGTCGCCGCCTACCTGAACGCCAACAAGGTCATGGTCGATGCCGTGGATCGCGACGCAGGACCGGTGATCCGCTTCGCACCGAGCCTGCTCAACGACGAACAGCAGGTTGACCGGGCCATGGCTTTGCTGCGTACGCAGATCGGGTAA
- a CDS encoding chemotaxis protein CheB: MNSVRAIVIGASAGGVSALFSVLGALPDDFAIPVLCVLHLPDDRHSQLAEVLQRRLRRPVREAFDKARIEPGLIYVAGPGYHLSVERDCTLSLSQEEPVHFSRPAIDFLFESAADAYGPELLGVLLTGANEDGARGLLHIRQSGGRTVVQDPREAQVALMPEAALALHDPDHILSLSGIGQLLATLEPSAC, from the coding sequence ATGAACAGCGTGCGTGCGATTGTCATTGGCGCCTCGGCGGGTGGCGTGTCGGCACTGTTCAGCGTGCTCGGCGCGCTGCCCGACGATTTTGCCATCCCGGTGTTGTGCGTGCTGCACCTGCCCGATGATCGCCACAGCCAGCTGGCCGAGGTGCTGCAACGCCGCCTGCGCCGCCCGGTTCGCGAGGCCTTCGACAAGGCGCGGATAGAGCCGGGGCTGATCTATGTGGCGGGGCCGGGCTATCACCTGTCGGTGGAGCGTGATTGCACCTTGTCGTTGAGCCAGGAGGAACCGGTGCATTTCTCGCGACCGGCCATTGATTTTCTTTTCGAGTCGGCCGCCGACGCCTATGGCCCGGAGCTGCTCGGCGTATTGCTCACCGGGGCCAATGAAGACGGTGCCCGAGGGCTTTTGCACATCAGACAAAGCGGTGGCCGGACGGTCGTCCAGGACCCCCGCGAAGCACAGGTCGCGTTGATGCCGGAGGCCGCCCTGGCCCTGCACGACCCGGACCATATTCTTTCCCTGAGCGGTATCGGGCAGTTGCTCGCTACCCTGGAACCCAGCGCATGCTAA
- a CDS encoding protein-glutamate O-methyltransferase CheR has product MTSERNTDIEIRLLIEAIYLKYSYDFRDYSGASIKRRILHAVRQFDCRTVSSLQERVLHDPGMFLELLQYLTIPVSEMFRDPGHFLALRNEVVPLLRTWPSLKIWIAGCSTGEEVYSMAILLREEGLLERTILYATDINPHSLERAKQGIYSMQSMREYEENYRKAGGRRDFSEYYTSAYGNAIMDASLRDNVTFADHSLATDSVFSETQLVSCRNVLIYFNKGLQDRALGLFHESLCHRGFLVLGSKESVDFSAYGERFEPLVRPERIYRKT; this is encoded by the coding sequence TTGACCAGTGAACGCAATACAGATATCGAGATCCGGCTGCTGATCGAGGCGATCTACCTCAAGTACAGCTACGATTTTCGCGATTACTCCGGCGCCTCGATCAAGCGCCGGATCCTCCATGCCGTGCGCCAGTTCGACTGCCGCACGGTATCGTCGTTGCAGGAGCGGGTGCTGCACGACCCGGGCATGTTCCTCGAGCTGCTGCAGTACCTGACGATCCCGGTCAGCGAGATGTTCCGCGACCCCGGGCACTTCCTGGCACTGCGCAACGAAGTGGTGCCGCTGCTGCGCACCTGGCCGTCGCTGAAGATCTGGATCGCCGGTTGCAGCACCGGCGAGGAGGTGTACTCCATGGCCATCCTGCTGCGCGAGGAAGGCCTGCTCGAGCGCACCATCCTCTATGCCACCGACATCAATCCACACTCGTTGGAGCGGGCCAAGCAGGGCATCTACTCGATGCAGAGCATGCGTGAGTACGAAGAGAACTACCGCAAGGCCGGAGGCCGGCGCGACTTTTCCGAGTACTACACCAGCGCCTATGGCAACGCCATCATGGACGCCAGCCTGCGTGACAACGTGACCTTCGCCGATCACAGCCTGGCCACTGACAGCGTGTTCTCCGAGACGCAACTGGTGTCGTGCCGCAATGTGTTGATCTACTTCAACAAGGGCCTGCAGGACCGTGCCCTGGGGCTGTTCCACGAGTCGCTGTGCCACCGCGGTTTCCTGGTGCTGGGCAGCAAGGAGTCGGTGGACTTCTCGGCCTACGGCGAGCGTTTCGAGCCGTTGGTGCGGCCCGAGCGGATCTACCGCAAGACATGA
- a CDS encoding DUF2388 domain-containing protein, whose translation MVAPFYRAAGSKLGMDLLRTLGMILLACACAPTMAHETSDPFESATYGTTLLPFIIVGGTTALTVWNTNMKSAKADALAFIGSGGEIRGAQFEQAVRYYHSAYSQPYMSDEQLALAIVTSI comes from the coding sequence ATGGTAGCGCCCTTCTACCGGGCAGCAGGAAGCAAGTTGGGGATGGACCTCTTGAGAACTCTAGGCATGATTTTATTGGCCTGTGCTTGCGCTCCTACAATGGCGCACGAAACGAGTGATCCATTCGAAAGTGCGACGTATGGTACGACACTACTCCCCTTTATAATTGTTGGGGGGACCACGGCGCTGACGGTCTGGAATACCAATATGAAATCGGCAAAAGCCGACGCACTGGCGTTTATCGGTTCAGGTGGCGAGATACGGGGAGCTCAATTTGAGCAAGCTGTCCGGTACTACCATTCAGCCTACAGCCAACCTTATATGTCTGATGAGCAGCTGGCTCTTGCGATCGTAACTTCGATCTAG
- a CDS encoding protein phosphatase 2C domain-containing protein: MHFDLIQSLSLAGKTDVPNDDRLGSADRHAWVIDGATDLGAPGLLGERGGAAWLSATAQRAFAMASGPLRQVCASVFDSIAQAYLQDRQREPVATWELPRAAFAAVALEGEELVCAHLADCVVLHRSARGIHFLTPEPDREAERAEATALGPGTGAHGVRTPAVLADRRVARERPRAVLGIDAQLSREGTLYSRAPVARGDDILLMSDGFAALFDTYRAYDPAGFIERLLAHGLDDLARTLRGIEHDDAACLRYPRFKMSDDASAIWLRVG, translated from the coding sequence ATGCATTTCGACCTGATCCAGTCCCTGAGCCTGGCCGGCAAGACCGATGTGCCCAATGACGACCGCCTCGGCAGTGCCGACCGTCATGCCTGGGTGATCGACGGCGCCACCGACCTCGGCGCCCCAGGCCTGCTGGGTGAGCGCGGCGGCGCGGCCTGGCTCTCGGCCACGGCCCAGCGTGCCTTCGCCATGGCGTCGGGGCCGCTGCGGCAGGTCTGCGCGTCAGTCTTCGACTCGATCGCCCAGGCCTATCTGCAAGACCGCCAGCGTGAGCCCGTGGCCACCTGGGAGTTGCCACGTGCCGCCTTTGCCGCCGTGGCGCTGGAAGGCGAAGAGCTGGTCTGCGCGCACCTGGCCGACTGCGTGGTGCTGCACCGCAGCGCGCGCGGAATTCACTTCCTCACCCCGGAGCCCGACCGCGAGGCCGAGCGTGCCGAGGCTACGGCACTTGGCCCCGGCACCGGCGCCCATGGCGTGCGCACCCCAGCTGTGCTGGCTGACCGACGGGTAGCCCGTGAACGCCCCCGGGCCGTGCTAGGCATCGATGCCCAGTTGTCCCGGGAAGGGACGCTCTACAGTCGCGCTCCAGTGGCCCGAGGCGACGATATCCTGTTGATGAGCGACGGTTTCGCGGCGCTGTTCGACACCTACCGGGCCTACGACCCGGCCGGTTTCATCGAGCGCCTGCTGGCTCATGGCCTCGATGACCTGGCGCGCACGTTGCGCGGCATCGAGCACGACGATGCGGCCTGCCTGCGCTATCCGCGCTTCAAGATGAGCGACGACGCCTCGGCGATCTGGTTGCGGGTTGGTTAA
- a CDS encoding response regulator, translating to MSEDAQDVVLVVEDESAIRMILRDYLAGEGYHVLVAEDGEQAFAILASKPHLDLMVTDFRLPGGISGVEIAEPAVKLRPDLKVIFISGYPAEILESGSPIARKAPILAKPFDLDTLHEQIQALLR from the coding sequence ATGAGTGAAGATGCACAAGACGTGGTACTGGTGGTCGAGGACGAGTCGGCGATCCGCATGATCCTGCGCGATTACCTGGCAGGCGAGGGCTACCACGTGCTGGTGGCCGAGGATGGCGAGCAGGCGTTCGCGATCCTGGCCAGCAAGCCGCACCTGGACCTGATGGTCACCGATTTCCGCCTGCCGGGCGGGATTTCCGGGGTGGAGATCGCCGAGCCTGCCGTGAAACTGCGGCCTGACCTGAAGGTGATCTTCATCAGCGGCTACCCGGCGGAGATTCTCGAGTCCGGCAGCCCGATCGCGCGCAAGGCGCCGATCCTGGCCAAGCCGTTCGACCTGGATACCCTGCACGAGCAGATCCAGGCGTTGCTGCGCTAG
- the pvdM gene encoding pyoverdine-tailoring dipeptidase-like protein PvdM yields MTKTRSRKALYIGLPLALVAALGGAAGYYFWKQDGGYPRAIVQQANDLHEHMLSFDSHVTVPLGYGSTGYEADKDGRGQFDLAKAAKGRLSGAALTVFGWPELWNGPNAPHRPTPGFIDEARNQQEVRYKIISGIVRDFPNQVGIAYTPDDFRRLNGEGKFAIFISMLNAYPLGSDLSQLDLWTKRGMRMFGFSYTGNNAWADSSRPLPFFNDTPDAFGGLSPLGEQAVKRLNDLGVIIDVSQMSTLALEDVARLSRAPFVASHSAPRALVDIPRNLSDKEMQLIKDSGGVLQVVAFTTYLKPLSKPTLEKLEALRARFDLQPLQGLTNALMPGDPIIAIWPEARFGEYASSLYAIVDEEPRAGLKEYVDAIDYAVKKMGIDHVGISSDFNDGGGVTGFMNVGEIRNVTAELLTRGYSETDIAKLWAGNFLRVWGQVQKAANPVAQLANTAQETRHD; encoded by the coding sequence ATGACCAAGACCCGCTCCCGCAAAGCCTTGTACATCGGCCTGCCCCTGGCCCTGGTGGCCGCCCTGGGTGGAGCCGCCGGCTATTACTTCTGGAAACAGGACGGCGGCTACCCCCGTGCAATCGTGCAGCAGGCCAACGACCTGCATGAGCACATGCTCTCCTTCGACAGCCATGTCACCGTGCCGTTGGGCTACGGTAGCACCGGTTACGAAGCAGACAAGGACGGCCGTGGCCAGTTCGACCTGGCCAAGGCGGCCAAGGGCCGGCTGTCCGGCGCGGCGCTGACCGTCTTCGGCTGGCCGGAGCTGTGGAACGGCCCGAACGCGCCACACCGCCCCACCCCTGGCTTCATCGACGAGGCCCGCAACCAGCAGGAAGTGCGCTACAAGATCATCAGCGGCATTGTGCGCGACTTCCCCAACCAGGTCGGCATCGCTTACACACCGGACGACTTCCGACGCCTGAACGGCGAAGGCAAATTCGCCATCTTCATCAGCATGCTCAACGCCTACCCACTGGGCAGCGACCTGTCACAGCTCGACCTGTGGACCAAGCGCGGCATGCGCATGTTCGGCTTCAGCTACACCGGCAACAACGCCTGGGCCGATTCCTCACGGCCACTGCCATTCTTCAACGACACCCCCGACGCCTTCGGCGGCCTCTCGCCACTGGGCGAGCAGGCGGTCAAGCGGCTCAACGACCTGGGCGTGATCATCGATGTGTCGCAGATGTCCACCCTGGCCCTGGAAGATGTCGCCCGCCTGAGCCGCGCGCCGTTCGTGGCCTCGCATTCGGCACCACGGGCGCTGGTGGACATTCCGCGCAACCTGTCCGACAAAGAAATGCAACTGATCAAGGACAGCGGCGGCGTGCTTCAGGTGGTGGCCTTCACCACTTACCTCAAGCCCCTGAGCAAGCCGACCCTGGAAAAACTCGAAGCCCTGCGCGCACGCTTCGACCTGCAGCCATTGCAAGGCCTGACCAACGCACTGATGCCGGGCGACCCGATCATCGCCATCTGGCCGGAGGCGCGCTTCGGCGAATACGCCAGCAGCCTGTACGCCATCGTCGACGAGGAGCCTCGCGCCGGCCTCAAGGAGTATGTCGACGCCATCGACTACGCCGTGAAGAAGATGGGCATCGACCACGTCGGTATCAGCTCCGACTTCAACGATGGCGGCGGCGTTACTGGCTTCATGAACGTCGGCGAGATCCGCAACGTGACCGCCGAACTGCTGACCCGTGGCTATTCCGAAACCGATATTGCCAAGCTCTGGGCAGGCAACTTCCTGCGCGTCTGGGGGCAGGTGCAGAAAGCCGCCAACCCCGTGGCCCAGCTCGCCAATACCGCCCAGGAAACCCGCCATGACTGA
- a CDS encoding N-acetyltransferase gives MTLGIDFTDQATSLHHDAILKPLRAFNDGVIGSPGAATVAWTLRDPANDEIVGGLYARLGGGWMFVELLVVPERMRGQGCGRELMARAEALAREKGCGGIWLDTFSFQAPDFYRKLGFEVFGEIADFPPGHTRYFLHKRLAWLAGT, from the coding sequence ATGACACTCGGTATCGATTTCACCGACCAGGCGACCAGCCTGCATCACGATGCAATTCTAAAACCCTTGCGCGCATTCAACGATGGCGTGATCGGCTCGCCCGGCGCGGCCACTGTCGCCTGGACGCTACGCGATCCTGCCAACGATGAAATCGTCGGTGGCCTTTATGCCAGGCTCGGCGGGGGTTGGATGTTCGTCGAACTGCTGGTGGTGCCCGAGCGGATGCGCGGGCAGGGCTGTGGGCGTGAACTGATGGCCAGGGCCGAGGCTCTGGCAAGGGAGAAGGGCTGTGGCGGGATCTGGCTCGACACCTTCAGCTTCCAGGCGCCGGACTTTTACCGCAAGCTGGGGTTCGAAGTCTTTGGCGAGATTGCCGATTTCCCGCCTGGACATACCCGCTATTTTCTGCACAAGCGCCTGGCCTGGCTCGCGGGGACTTAA
- the pbpG gene encoding D-alanyl-D-alanine endopeptidase produces MKTSLSILSLLLLLTGTATLPSTAAAQPPAQVQRDPSKLHLASGSALLIDLNTNKELYSSHADRVRPIASVTKLMTAMVVLDAKLPMDEMLTMTIANNPEMKGVYSRVRLGSELNRRETLLITLMSSENRAANSLANHYPGGYGAFIKAMNAKARSLGMSHTRYVEPTGLSTLNVSTAQDLAKLLMASRKYPMLSELSVTREKTVAFRKPNYTLGFRNTDHLVNKSNWDIKLTKTGFTNEAGHCLVLLTKMDNRPVAMVILDAFGKYTHFADASRMRQWLETGSAKPAPAVAMQYKSERQRARLAQD; encoded by the coding sequence GTGAAAACTTCCCTGTCCATCCTCAGCCTGCTGCTGTTGCTCACAGGAACCGCGACCCTACCGTCGACCGCTGCTGCACAACCCCCGGCCCAGGTCCAGCGTGACCCGAGCAAACTGCACCTGGCGTCCGGCAGCGCCCTGTTGATCGACCTCAACACCAACAAGGAGCTGTATTCCAGCCACGCCGATCGCGTGCGCCCCATCGCCTCGGTCACCAAGTTGATGACCGCGATGGTCGTGCTCGACGCCAAGCTGCCCATGGACGAGATGCTCACCATGACCATCGCCAACAACCCGGAGATGAAAGGCGTGTATTCCCGGGTACGGCTGGGCAGCGAGCTGAACCGTCGCGAGACGTTGCTGATCACCCTGATGTCGTCGGAAAACCGTGCGGCCAACTCACTGGCCAACCACTACCCCGGTGGCTACGGCGCGTTTATCAAGGCGATGAACGCCAAGGCCCGCAGCCTGGGCATGAGCCACACCCGCTACGTCGAGCCGACCGGCCTGTCGACCTTGAACGTCTCCACCGCCCAGGACCTGGCCAAGCTGTTGATGGCCTCGCGCAAGTACCCGATGCTCAGCGAGCTGTCGGTCACCCGCGAAAAGACCGTGGCGTTCCGCAAGCCCAATTACACCCTGGGTTTCCGTAACACCGATCACCTGGTGAACAAGAGCAACTGGGACATCAAGCTGACCAAGACCGGCTTCACCAACGAGGCGGGGCACTGCCTGGTGCTGCTGACGAAGATGGACAACCGGCCGGTGGCCATGGTGATCCTCGACGCCTTCGGCAAGTACACCCACTTCGCCGACGCCAGCCGCATGCGCCAGTGGCTGGAAACCGGCAGTGCCAAGCCAGCGCCGGCGGTGGCCATGCAATACAAGAGCGAAAGACAGCGTGCGCGCCTGGCGCAGGACTGA
- a CDS encoding hybrid sensor histidine kinase/response regulator, translated as MLSHITAKLLIVDDLPENLLALDALLHGDDREVYQAQSADEALSLLLEHEFALAILDVQMPGMNGFELAELMRGMEKTRNIPIVFVSAAGREMNYAFKGYESGAVDFLHKPLETLAVKSKVSVFVDLFRQRKALDRQLQALEQGRQEQELLLNQLQLARGELERAVRMRDDFMSIVSHEVRTPLNGLILETQLRRMHLSRGNLAAFSEDKLKAMVERDERQINSLIRLVEDMLDVSRIRTGKLSIRPRAFDLGQLVRGLVENFAAQASAVDTVIELQRCDALQGEWDEFRIEQVVANLLSNALRYGNRKPVQVRVFEEDAMACVQVQDQGIGIDAQNQQRIFQQFERVAAQQASGGLGLGLYISEQIILAHGGRIQVHSQVGAGSTFTVQLPLSVLPHACDQTRATSA; from the coding sequence ATGCTAAGCCACATCACCGCGAAACTGCTGATCGTCGACGACCTGCCGGAAAACCTGCTGGCTCTGGACGCCCTGCTCCACGGCGATGACCGCGAGGTGTACCAGGCCCAGTCCGCCGACGAGGCGTTGTCGCTCCTGCTCGAGCACGAGTTCGCCCTGGCCATTCTCGATGTGCAGATGCCGGGCATGAACGGTTTCGAGCTGGCCGAGCTGATGCGCGGCATGGAGAAGACCCGCAACATCCCCATCGTCTTCGTCAGCGCCGCCGGGCGCGAGATGAACTATGCCTTCAAGGGTTACGAGAGCGGGGCGGTGGATTTCTTGCACAAACCACTGGAAACCCTGGCGGTGAAGAGCAAGGTGTCGGTGTTTGTCGACCTGTTCCGTCAGCGCAAGGCGCTGGACCGTCAGTTGCAGGCCTTGGAGCAGGGCCGCCAGGAGCAGGAACTGTTGCTCAACCAGTTGCAGCTGGCCCGTGGCGAGCTGGAGCGGGCGGTGCGCATGCGCGACGACTTCATGTCGATCGTCTCCCATGAGGTGCGTACGCCACTCAACGGGCTGATCCTGGAAACCCAGTTGCGCCGCATGCACCTGTCCCGCGGCAACCTCGCGGCGTTCAGCGAGGACAAGCTCAAGGCCATGGTCGAGCGCGACGAGCGTCAGATCAACAGCCTGATCCGCCTGGTCGAGGACATGCTCGATGTCTCGCGGATTCGCACCGGCAAGCTGTCGATCCGGCCGCGCGCCTTCGACCTTGGCCAGCTGGTACGCGGGCTGGTGGAGAACTTCGCCGCCCAGGCCAGCGCGGTGGATACCGTCATCGAGCTGCAGCGTTGCGATGCCTTGCAGGGCGAGTGGGACGAATTCCGGATTGAACAGGTGGTGGCCAACCTGTTGTCCAACGCCTTGCGCTACGGCAATCGCAAGCCTGTGCAGGTGCGGGTGTTCGAAGAGGATGCCATGGCCTGCGTGCAGGTGCAGGACCAGGGTATCGGCATCGATGCGCAGAACCAGCAGCGGATCTTCCAGCAGTTCGAGCGTGTCGCCGCGCAGCAGGCCAGTGGCGGCCTGGGCCTGGGGCTGTACATTTCCGAGCAGATCATCCTCGCCCATGGCGGGCGGATCCAGGTCCACAGCCAGGTTGGAGCAGGGTCGACGTTCACCGTCCAGCTGCCGCTATCGGTGTTGCCGCACGCCTGTGACCAGACCCGGGCAACCTCTGCGTAA